In Woeseia oceani, one DNA window encodes the following:
- a CDS encoding Na+/H+ antiporter NhaC family protein — MLEKLGIVSAACKGGTMQELGIWTLLPLLTTLLLAFVTRSALISMLVGTFVGTLLLGSMPGAGLNQLFQASLGNADFIWICEIVVLIGILFALFRRADVLNALAARFSGGHGSRRKVELSAWCMGFVIVDDYFSPLLTGSVIRPMSDKAKVPREKLAFILDSTTASVCILVPFTAWGAYVASLIAQNDAVASVNEGLMIFIAAIPYNFYPLLLIAFTFFICLGVIPDFGPMRTAERRVRATGALVRPGGKPLSGADDGMPAVNRKSPPSLLIELAAPVFLLIGFGAWSLIAGGSVMIVEAFMLANAYLFVVLAVRGEFVNVSDAADVIVNGTRSVMEALLIVSLAYALNAVTAELQAANYIIDQFAAYLTPATVVALTFVLTSLISFSTGTSWGAFALMMPVALPLAFEFSGGEITPLIFQTVAAVAGGGIFGDHSSPVSDTSVLASVGAGSDHIDHVVTQLPYAVFIAVLTVALYLVL; from the coding sequence GCTTGCAAAGGGGGAACCATGCAGGAGTTGGGTATCTGGACGTTGTTGCCGCTGCTGACAACGTTACTGCTCGCGTTCGTGACACGCTCGGCATTGATATCAATGCTGGTGGGGACGTTTGTTGGCACTCTGTTGCTGGGCAGTATGCCGGGGGCAGGGCTTAATCAGTTGTTCCAGGCATCGCTGGGCAATGCCGACTTCATCTGGATCTGCGAAATCGTCGTCCTTATCGGCATTCTGTTCGCGCTGTTCCGCCGAGCTGATGTCCTGAATGCGCTGGCGGCCCGTTTCTCCGGTGGCCATGGCAGCCGGCGCAAAGTCGAACTGTCTGCATGGTGCATGGGCTTTGTCATTGTCGACGATTACTTCAGCCCGCTGCTTACCGGCTCGGTGATCCGGCCGATGTCGGACAAGGCGAAAGTCCCCAGGGAGAAGCTCGCGTTCATTCTGGATTCAACCACGGCCTCGGTCTGCATTCTGGTGCCGTTCACCGCCTGGGGTGCCTACGTTGCCAGTCTCATCGCCCAGAACGACGCGGTCGCGTCCGTGAACGAAGGGCTTATGATTTTTATCGCGGCGATTCCCTACAATTTTTACCCCTTGCTGCTCATCGCTTTCACCTTTTTCATTTGCCTCGGTGTGATTCCGGATTTCGGGCCGATGCGTACCGCCGAACGTCGGGTGCGGGCGACCGGGGCACTGGTCCGTCCCGGCGGCAAGCCACTGTCCGGGGCGGATGACGGCATGCCGGCGGTTAATCGCAAATCGCCGCCGTCGCTCTTGATTGAACTGGCGGCGCCGGTATTCCTGCTCATAGGCTTTGGTGCGTGGTCACTCATTGCCGGCGGTTCGGTAATGATCGTTGAAGCCTTCATGCTGGCGAATGCTTACCTGTTCGTGGTCCTCGCCGTACGCGGTGAATTCGTCAATGTAAGCGACGCCGCTGATGTTATTGTCAATGGAACGCGCAGCGTGATGGAGGCGTTGCTCATCGTGTCGCTGGCCTATGCGCTCAATGCGGTCACTGCCGAACTGCAGGCTGCCAACTATATTATTGACCAGTTCGCCGCGTACCTGACGCCGGCAACCGTTGTTGCGCTGACCTTTGTGCTCACGTCACTGATTTCCTTTTCGACTGGTACGTCATGGGGCGCGTTTGCACTGATGATGCCGGTGGCGCTGCCGCTGGCCTTCGAATTCTCGGGCGGCGAAATTACGCCACTGATTTTTCAGACGGTGGCGGCAGTGGCCGGCGGCGGCATTTTCGGCGACCATTCGTCGCCGGTCTCCGATACCTCTGTCCTTGCTTCCGTTGGTGCCGGCAGTGATCACATAGATCATGTTGTCACTCAGCTGCCTTACGCCGTGTTCATAGCGGTATTGACGGTGGCGTTGTACCTGGTTCTGTAG
- a CDS encoding MalY/PatB family protein produces the protein MNQFDAEVERRGSNSFKWDGNERQFGRTDLLPFWVADMDFATPAPILQSIKDRVQHPVLGYEVRPAEYVDTVMGWIARRHGWSVPRDWLMFCPPSSIVAIYGLIMTQTKPGDGIIVPTPTYGPLLELVEKNGRRLIRCPLRETATRFELDVEGMAGLVERDGMMVLLCSPHNPTGRVFDDTELSALSELANERQMIVVSDEVHADLIRPGRRHTPFGSLGVPRSATVFSPNKSFNTAGLPQSSLVIPDAAMRQSMQGFLDMLQINHDHTFGGPAMISAYRECEGWLDDVVRYIDVNHARVAQFFSEQLPSVRVWPAEGTYLAWLDYRALGMDEGTVQRRLVDKGGVGLYPGSLFGEEGLGFLRMNVACPRSVLERGLQQIRRALLD, from the coding sequence TTGAATCAATTTGATGCAGAAGTGGAACGGCGCGGCAGCAACTCGTTCAAGTGGGATGGCAATGAGCGGCAGTTCGGCCGCACAGACCTGCTGCCGTTCTGGGTCGCCGATATGGACTTCGCGACGCCGGCGCCAATACTTCAGTCGATCAAGGATCGCGTCCAACACCCGGTACTCGGTTACGAAGTGCGTCCCGCGGAGTACGTGGATACGGTCATGGGCTGGATTGCACGCCGCCACGGCTGGAGCGTGCCGCGTGACTGGCTGATGTTTTGTCCGCCGAGTTCGATCGTCGCCATTTACGGTTTGATCATGACCCAGACCAAACCTGGCGACGGCATCATCGTGCCAACCCCGACTTACGGACCATTGCTCGAACTGGTGGAAAAGAACGGGCGCCGATTGATCCGTTGCCCCCTGCGGGAAACCGCCACGCGCTTTGAACTGGACGTGGAGGGCATGGCCGGACTCGTTGAGCGTGATGGCATGATGGTCCTGCTCTGCAGCCCGCACAACCCAACCGGTCGGGTGTTTGACGACACGGAACTGAGCGCGTTGTCCGAGCTTGCCAACGAGCGGCAAATGATCGTGGTCTCGGACGAGGTGCACGCGGACCTGATCCGACCGGGGCGGCGCCATACGCCGTTTGGCAGTCTCGGCGTACCGCGTTCTGCAACCGTGTTTTCGCCGAACAAGTCGTTCAATACCGCCGGGTTGCCGCAGTCGTCGTTAGTGATTCCTGACGCTGCCATGCGGCAGTCGATGCAGGGGTTTCTGGACATGTTGCAGATCAATCACGATCACACGTTCGGTGGGCCGGCGATGATCAGCGCTTACCGTGAATGTGAAGGCTGGCTGGATGATGTCGTGCGCTATATCGATGTCAATCATGCGCGTGTGGCACAGTTTTTCAGCGAACAGCTGCCGTCTGTGAGGGTCTGGCCGGCCGAAGGGACCTACCTGGCGTGGCTGGATTATCGCGCGCTCGGCATGGACGAAGGCACCGTGCAACGCCGGCTCGTGGACAAAGGAGGTGTAGGCCTGTACCCGGGCTCCTTGTTCGGTGAAGAGGGGCTGGGGTTTCTGCGCATGAACGTTGCCTGCCCGCGCAGCGTGCTGGAACGGGGACTGCAGCAGATCAGACGGGCGTTGCTCGATTAA
- a CDS encoding tetratricopeptide repeat protein yields MTTLDVGRRRPENVFLVICALISLAVTPQLHADTRPRAVFEALQQSGNEDPAAWLELAVAAREAGDLELAARSLQSAENHGLTSFRAGLERARQRLSADDRSGALAELQALFEGGFNTVDAIRQDRLLNRLSGDPTYAALLASMEARAFPCEHGERFQDFNFWLGNWDVRLANGTFAGTNRVRSAERGCVLLEEWTSATGGTGRSINYFDAASGEWVQVWNDAGGSQISIRGGLTESGMRLSGQIHYVSSGLTAPFRGVWTPLPDGRVRQFFEQASADGTGWTPWFEGFYSRQESQ; encoded by the coding sequence ATGACCACTCTTGATGTCGGCCGACGCAGACCGGAGAACGTGTTTCTGGTTATTTGCGCCCTTATATCGCTTGCTGTGACCCCGCAGCTGCACGCGGATACCCGGCCGCGCGCTGTTTTTGAAGCCTTGCAGCAGTCCGGCAACGAAGACCCGGCAGCCTGGTTGGAGCTGGCTGTTGCGGCGCGCGAGGCGGGTGACCTCGAGTTGGCGGCGCGCTCGTTGCAGAGCGCCGAAAACCACGGACTGACGTCGTTTCGGGCAGGTCTTGAGCGGGCGCGACAGCGGCTGAGTGCGGATGACCGGAGCGGGGCGCTGGCTGAATTGCAGGCCCTGTTCGAGGGTGGTTTCAACACGGTCGATGCGATCCGCCAGGACCGGTTGCTGAACCGTTTGTCCGGCGACCCGACGTACGCGGCATTACTCGCGAGCATGGAAGCGCGCGCATTCCCTTGCGAACACGGCGAACGGTTTCAGGATTTTAATTTTTGGCTGGGTAACTGGGACGTGCGCCTTGCAAACGGCACGTTCGCCGGCACTAACAGGGTTCGCAGCGCCGAACGTGGCTGTGTCTTGCTCGAGGAATGGACTTCCGCGACCGGCGGTACCGGACGCAGTATTAATTATTTTGATGCGGCGAGCGGCGAGTGGGTGCAGGTCTGGAACGATGCAGGCGGCTCGCAGATCAGTATTCGCGGCGGCCTGACAGAGTCCGGCATGCGTTTGTCCGGTCAGATACACTACGTAAGCAGTGGCCTGACCGCTCCCTTCCGGGGGGTGTGGACGCCGCTGCCCGATGGTCGGGTGCGCCAGTTTTTTGAACAAGCGTCCGCGGACGGTACTGGCTGGACACCGTGGTTCGAAGGCTTTTACAGCCGGCAAGAATCGCAATAG
- a CDS encoding phosphoglycerate mutase family protein produces MSNGNSEADRRSRRRKRRLTLGVIYTAIAIGLAWFFESQATTTIIFVRHAEKTSETETDPSLSAAGQRRVAELTRQLMDADVIAGVDAIYATPYKRTRETAQPLATALDLPVTSYDPDDNDAVLADILDKHKGKIILVVGHSDTLPGLIADLGASKRVPPIADYEYDNLYLVSIPWFGKTKTIRLRYGEPYQPAVTQ; encoded by the coding sequence ATGAGCAATGGAAATTCAGAAGCAGACCGGCGCAGCCGGCGACGCAAACGCCGACTGACACTCGGCGTCATTTACACCGCAATCGCGATTGGTCTGGCGTGGTTCTTCGAGTCACAAGCCACTACGACCATCATATTTGTACGGCACGCCGAAAAAACCAGCGAGACGGAGACCGACCCGAGTTTGTCGGCCGCCGGCCAACGACGGGTTGCCGAGCTGACGCGGCAGCTGATGGACGCTGACGTCATTGCCGGGGTCGATGCCATTTATGCAACGCCTTACAAGCGCACGCGAGAGACGGCGCAACCATTGGCGACGGCGCTGGATCTGCCGGTGACCAGCTACGACCCGGATGACAACGATGCCGTATTGGCGGACATTCTGGACAAGCACAAAGGCAAGATCATCCTGGTGGTGGGTCACAGCGATACCTTGCCGGGTTTGATCGCCGATCTGGGTGCAAGCAAACGGGTGCCGCCTATTGCTGACTACGAATACGACAACCTCTACCTCGTGTCCATCCCGTGGTTTGGCAAGACCAAAACGATCCGCCTGCGGTACGGCGAACCTTATCAACCGGCCGTAACTCAATAG
- a CDS encoding secondary thiamine-phosphate synthase enzyme YjbQ, translating into MFYQETLTISTPGRGCYDLGGQVHSCVQRSGIVRGICHLFIRHTSASLMLCENADPDVQSDLEAWMARAVPDGDSLFQHTAEGPDDMPAHVRSVLTHSDLNVPVQNGVCALGQWQGIYLWEHRHAPHERQVMLTIYGEAA; encoded by the coding sequence TTGTTTTATCAAGAAACACTGACGATCAGTACACCCGGCCGGGGTTGTTACGACCTTGGCGGGCAGGTACACAGCTGTGTGCAAAGGTCCGGCATTGTTCGCGGTATCTGCCACCTGTTCATTCGCCACACCAGCGCCTCGCTGATGCTGTGCGAGAACGCGGATCCCGACGTGCAAAGCGATCTTGAGGCCTGGATGGCCCGCGCGGTTCCGGACGGCGATTCGCTGTTTCAGCATACCGCGGAAGGGCCGGACGATATGCCGGCGCATGTGCGCTCCGTGCTGACTCACTCCGACCTGAATGTGCCGGTGCAGAACGGCGTCTGCGCCCTCGGCCAGTGGCAGGGAATATACCTTTGGGAGCACCGGCATGCGCCGCACGAACGGCAAGTCATGCTGACCATCTACGGCGAAGCAGCCTGA
- a CDS encoding peroxiredoxin, whose amino-acid sequence MLQPGTHAPEFVLPDHTGKDVELSTLLADGPLILYFYPADFTPGCTREACTIRDMFTDLRAVGLQVAGISPQDTASHARFRKEQRLPFTLLSDEDKVAIKMYDVDGPFGVGVRRATFLINQDRTIQDAVLADVLISRHAEFLEKRSC is encoded by the coding sequence ATGCTGCAACCTGGAACACACGCACCCGAGTTCGTCCTCCCGGATCACACCGGTAAGGACGTTGAACTATCGACTTTGCTCGCCGACGGACCGCTGATCCTTTATTTTTACCCGGCCGATTTCACACCGGGTTGCACCAGGGAGGCCTGCACCATTCGCGACATGTTCACTGACCTGCGCGCAGTGGGCTTGCAAGTGGCGGGTATCAGCCCGCAAGACACCGCCAGCCATGCCCGATTTCGGAAAGAACAGCGACTGCCCTTCACCTTGCTTTCCGATGAGGACAAAGTGGCGATCAAGATGTACGACGTTGATGGTCCATTTGGCGTTGGCGTGCGGCGCGCGACATTCCTGATCAATCAGGATCGAACCATTCAGGACGCGGTACTGGCTGATGTCCTGATCAGTCGCCACGCCGAATTCCTCGAAAAGCGGTCATGCTGA
- a CDS encoding GNAT family N-acetyltransferase — MNIAVRDARATDAATLVAYNAAMATETEGRQLDLNLLQPGVSAALTDPGKGRYWVAEVNGRIVGQIMVTWEWSDWRNGSMWWIQSVYVHPDFRRRGVFASLYRFVEHQAREDPQCCGLRLYVENDNTSAQHTYRALGMKQPGYQVMEVDFNKATH; from the coding sequence ATGAACATAGCAGTGCGCGACGCGCGAGCCACCGATGCGGCAACCCTGGTTGCCTACAATGCCGCCATGGCGACGGAAACCGAGGGCCGGCAACTTGACCTCAATCTGCTGCAGCCGGGAGTATCGGCGGCTCTGACCGACCCAGGCAAAGGTCGCTATTGGGTGGCAGAAGTCAACGGTCGAATCGTCGGCCAGATCATGGTTACATGGGAGTGGAGTGACTGGCGCAATGGCAGCATGTGGTGGATTCAAAGCGTCTATGTTCATCCGGATTTTCGCCGGCGAGGCGTTTTCGCGAGTTTGTACCGCTTCGTTGAGCACCAGGCACGCGAAGATCCACAATGCTGTGGCTTGCGTTTGTACGTCGAAAACGACAACACGTCAGCCCAGCACACCTACCGCGCGCTGGGCATGAAGCAGCCCGGTTATCAGGTAATGGAGGTGGACTTCAACAAGGCCACTCACTAA
- a CDS encoding S9 family peptidase produces the protein MNYGSKFLKIMATTVAVASTVLGACSQNGAEDNNASDLTKVPEFSARQFYETTSYSMVSSTGYAFAPDSMSLLVSSDASGVFNAWELPLDGGSAKALTHSDDNAIIALSWFPNDRRILYTFDGGGNELHHVAVLEPDGESRDLTPGDEHKAQFLRWSGNGEYFYLLTTERDQRNFDIYRYSASDYSREMVFENPGLSVGDISPDGRWVALEKPRTSADSDVYIVDLQADDAQPKLVTEHLGNVAHGVYSFTPDSANLVYSTNEHGEFTQAWTYNLMSEDKSELVSAIWDVSYVVYSPSGRYRVSGINADARTQVTMYDTETNEVLELPALPPGDLGSIRFADDETQIALLVNADNSPANVHVIDFAQRVARQLTDALNPAIESDYLVQSEVIRYPSFDGIEIPSILYKPHGASAENPVPALVWVHGGPGGQSRTGYNATRQHLVNHGYAILAANNRGSSGYGKTFFHLDDRKHGEEDLQDIVYGRKYLETLDWVDEDRIGIIGGSYGGYMVAAALAFEPEVFDVGINIFGVTNWVRTLQSIPPWWESFKEALFDEMGDPATDADRHRRISPLFHAQNIIKPLLVVQGANDPRVLQVESDELVAAVQKNEVPVEYVVFPDEGHGFAKRENRITASEAYVRFLDTWLKGKQTAD, from the coding sequence ATGAATTACGGAAGCAAATTCCTGAAAATAATGGCCACGACCGTGGCTGTTGCGAGCACCGTACTTGGTGCCTGTAGTCAGAATGGCGCGGAGGATAACAACGCTTCAGACCTAACGAAGGTTCCGGAATTTTCAGCGCGGCAGTTCTACGAGACAACCAGCTACAGCATGGTGAGCTCGACCGGCTATGCATTCGCACCTGACTCCATGTCGCTACTGGTGTCGTCGGATGCCAGCGGGGTATTCAATGCGTGGGAACTGCCGCTGGACGGTGGTTCCGCCAAAGCGCTTACTCATTCCGACGACAACGCAATCATCGCGTTGAGCTGGTTCCCGAATGACCGGAGGATTCTCTACACGTTCGATGGCGGCGGCAACGAGTTGCACCACGTCGCGGTTCTGGAGCCCGATGGTGAAAGCCGCGACCTGACCCCAGGGGATGAGCATAAAGCGCAGTTCCTGCGCTGGTCGGGGAACGGTGAGTATTTCTATCTGCTGACGACAGAGCGGGACCAGCGAAATTTCGATATCTACCGTTATTCGGCAAGCGACTATTCACGTGAAATGGTGTTCGAGAATCCGGGTTTGAGTGTTGGTGATATCTCTCCGGATGGCCGCTGGGTTGCGCTTGAGAAGCCGCGGACCAGTGCCGATTCGGACGTGTACATTGTTGATCTGCAGGCTGACGATGCGCAGCCAAAGTTGGTTACGGAGCACCTTGGCAACGTGGCGCACGGCGTGTATTCGTTTACGCCGGACAGCGCGAACCTTGTTTACAGTACCAACGAGCACGGCGAGTTCACTCAGGCCTGGACTTACAACCTGATGAGCGAAGACAAGTCCGAACTTGTTAGCGCCATCTGGGACGTTAGTTACGTGGTGTACTCGCCCTCTGGCCGCTACCGGGTCAGTGGAATCAACGCCGATGCCCGTACCCAGGTGACTATGTATGACACGGAAACCAACGAGGTGCTGGAGTTACCAGCACTGCCGCCCGGCGACTTGGGGAGTATCCGGTTTGCTGACGACGAAACGCAGATAGCACTGCTTGTGAATGCCGACAACTCGCCGGCGAATGTACACGTGATCGATTTTGCGCAGCGAGTTGCACGGCAGTTGACCGATGCGCTGAATCCGGCGATTGAGTCTGATTACCTCGTACAAAGCGAGGTTATTCGGTACCCCAGTTTCGACGGTATCGAGATTCCGTCTATTCTGTACAAGCCGCACGGTGCCTCTGCCGAAAACCCCGTGCCGGCGCTGGTCTGGGTGCACGGTGGGCCCGGCGGTCAGAGCCGTACCGGTTATAACGCTACGCGCCAGCATCTGGTGAATCATGGTTACGCCATTCTGGCAGCGAACAATCGCGGTTCGTCCGGTTATGGCAAGACGTTCTTTCACCTCGACGATCGCAAGCACGGTGAAGAGGATCTTCAGGACATCGTGTACGGGCGCAAATACCTCGAGACGCTGGACTGGGTGGATGAAGACCGCATCGGCATCATCGGCGGCTCGTACGGTGGTTACATGGTGGCCGCTGCGTTGGCGTTCGAACCGGAAGTGTTTGACGTTGGCATCAACATATTCGGTGTGACCAACTGGGTACGTACCTTGCAGAGTATTCCACCGTGGTGGGAGTCCTTTAAAGAAGCGCTCTTTGATGAGATGGGCGACCCGGCCACAGACGCTGATCGCCACCGCAGAATTTCACCATTGTTTCATGCGCAAAACATCATCAAGCCGCTGCTCGTGGTTCAGGGCGCGAACGACCCGCGGGTATTGCAGGTCGAAAGTGACGAACTGGTTGCTGCAGTACAGAAAAACGAAGTGCCGGTGGAATACGTCGTGTTCCCGGACGAGGGACACGGCTTCGCGAAACGTGAGAACCGCATCACGGCATCCGAAGCCTACGTCAGGTTTCTGGATACTTGGCTGAAAGGCAAGCAGACGGCCGACTGA
- the pdxR gene encoding MocR-like pyridoxine biosynthesis transcription factor PdxR, which yields MTDAIIYLDPDSPLNLQNQIRQKLVDGILNGAFPPGSRLPSSRKLAGQLEVARNTVVLAYQQLLAEGYLVSQQRSGIFVNKEMLDTRVGFRGETVAASAEEAVRWKRWVKSEANSGRAPRDLPSWSKYPYPFIDGKFDSSLFPLAEWREASRLALSVADVREWSTGSGDTDDPMLIEEIRTKILPRRGIQAKPDEILITLGTQHSLYLLSELLASKSVTAVMEEPGNTAMRQLLERRGARIQQQEVDASGIVVNDALQACDLVYVTPSHQIPTTVAMPVERRKKLLRAASEQNFLIVEDDYECETSYLERPAPALRSMDKEGRVVYVASFSKVLAPGIRLGFIVANSEFIRRARALRRAMLNHPPLNNQRTAAYFLSLGHYDALMMRMARTFQERRTALRDALNYYRSVSLEITPEVGGTTWWVRLPEDFNVDYLASEAEREGILIEPVRHYYADPAKAQNCFRMGVTSLPIEQIRPGVLKLTELIRNLASGRVEHLDSSSGEWLTGAELSAAMSDRIILYNVVYGVPCTIELHRDGRMVGRAGYANEDCDTGRWWVDGDRWHRQWQQWVYGEEAAYYVVIDGDRIKWFNEDRQIVDAAFIRTAVTAN from the coding sequence GTGACTGACGCCATTATCTATCTGGACCCCGACAGTCCGCTGAATCTGCAGAATCAGATCCGGCAAAAACTGGTCGATGGCATACTCAATGGCGCTTTCCCGCCGGGCAGCCGCTTGCCGTCGTCGCGCAAGTTGGCCGGGCAGCTTGAAGTGGCGCGAAATACCGTGGTCCTGGCGTATCAGCAATTGCTGGCGGAAGGCTATCTGGTCAGCCAACAGCGCAGCGGTATTTTCGTCAACAAGGAGATGCTTGATACGCGCGTGGGCTTTCGGGGCGAAACCGTCGCTGCGAGTGCCGAAGAAGCCGTACGGTGGAAGCGCTGGGTCAAGAGCGAAGCCAACAGCGGCCGGGCGCCCAGGGATCTGCCTAGCTGGTCCAAATACCCGTACCCGTTCATCGACGGCAAATTCGATTCTTCGCTGTTCCCGCTGGCCGAGTGGCGCGAGGCCAGTCGACTGGCCTTAAGTGTTGCGGATGTACGTGAGTGGTCTACCGGCAGCGGCGATACCGATGACCCGATGCTGATCGAAGAGATCCGCACCAAGATACTTCCGCGCCGGGGTATCCAGGCGAAACCGGACGAAATCCTGATCACTCTCGGGACGCAACACAGTCTTTACCTGCTGAGTGAATTGCTGGCGAGCAAGTCGGTAACCGCCGTCATGGAAGAGCCGGGCAATACAGCGATGCGTCAACTCCTGGAACGTCGCGGCGCACGAATACAGCAACAGGAAGTCGATGCATCCGGCATCGTCGTTAACGATGCACTGCAAGCGTGCGACCTGGTTTACGTAACACCCAGCCATCAAATTCCTACCACGGTAGCGATGCCTGTTGAACGACGGAAGAAACTGTTGCGGGCGGCCAGCGAACAGAATTTTCTCATCGTAGAAGATGACTACGAGTGTGAAACCAGTTATCTCGAACGGCCGGCACCCGCGCTGCGGAGCATGGACAAGGAAGGGCGGGTGGTTTACGTCGCCAGTTTCTCCAAGGTATTGGCGCCGGGCATCCGCTTGGGTTTCATCGTCGCCAATTCGGAATTCATTCGACGCGCCAGAGCATTGCGAAGGGCGATGCTCAACCACCCGCCGTTGAACAACCAGCGTACCGCCGCGTACTTTCTGTCGCTGGGCCACTATGACGCGCTGATGATGCGCATGGCGCGTACTTTTCAGGAGCGACGAACGGCGTTACGTGACGCGTTGAACTACTACCGCTCCGTATCGCTGGAGATTACCCCGGAAGTGGGGGGGACGACGTGGTGGGTCCGTCTTCCCGAGGATTTCAATGTGGACTATCTCGCCAGCGAAGCAGAACGGGAAGGCATTTTGATTGAACCCGTTCGCCACTACTACGCAGATCCTGCCAAGGCGCAAAACTGCTTTCGAATGGGCGTTACCAGTTTGCCCATAGAACAGATTCGGCCCGGCGTTTTAAAGCTCACGGAGTTGATTCGCAATCTGGCCAGTGGCCGGGTAGAGCATCTGGATTCCAGCAGCGGTGAATGGCTGACCGGCGCCGAGTTAAGCGCGGCGATGAGTGACCGGATCATTCTGTACAACGTTGTATACGGTGTTCCCTGCACCATTGAGCTTCACAGGGACGGGCGTATGGTGGGCCGCGCAGGGTACGCGAATGAAGATTGCGATACGGGACGCTGGTGGGTCGATGGTGATCGCTGGCACCGGCAGTGGCAGCAGTGGGTGTATGGCGAAGAGGCCGCCTATTACGTTGTGATCGATGGTGACCGTATCAAATGGTTTAACGAGGATCGACAGATCGTCGATGCGGCTTTCATTCGCACAGCGGTAACAGCGAATTGA
- a CDS encoding SAM-dependent methyltransferase yields the protein MHISESGLLPDAIIRAGIRRLLKQRLTDIHADDCERSAVALSSFVEMMNASAIALLPELANEQHYEVPAEFFAEILGSRRKYSCGYWSQGTDDLDVAEADALRISCERAGIEDGMAVLDLGCGWGSLSLWIASRYPHCQVTAVSNSRSQHDYIVAEAARQELSNVSVRVCDMNDFDPGQSFDRIVSVEMFEHMRNYAELFRRISTWLHPDGRFFMHIFCHRSTPYEFVDKGPGDWMSRHFFSGGIMPSNDLPLMFQDDLRLADRWRWNGRHYAQTANAWLWRMDLRRNKLMPILKETYGTAQAHTWWVRWRMFFMACAGLFDYNNGEEWYVGHYLFERRSAGSG from the coding sequence GTGCACATTTCCGAGAGCGGTCTGTTACCCGATGCGATTATTCGCGCGGGCATACGCAGGCTGTTGAAACAACGGCTCACGGATATTCATGCCGATGACTGCGAACGCTCGGCAGTCGCCCTGTCCAGCTTTGTTGAGATGATGAACGCCTCCGCCATCGCGTTGCTCCCGGAACTCGCGAATGAGCAGCACTATGAAGTGCCGGCGGAATTCTTCGCGGAGATCCTGGGTTCCCGTCGCAAGTACAGTTGTGGCTACTGGAGCCAGGGAACCGACGATCTGGATGTTGCGGAAGCGGACGCATTACGAATCAGTTGCGAACGCGCCGGTATCGAAGACGGGATGGCGGTTCTGGATCTGGGTTGTGGCTGGGGGTCGTTGAGCTTGTGGATAGCAAGTCGTTACCCGCACTGCCAGGTAACGGCGGTATCCAATTCCCGCTCGCAACACGACTACATAGTCGCAGAAGCCGCCAGACAGGAACTGAGCAACGTCTCTGTTCGCGTCTGCGACATGAATGACTTTGATCCGGGGCAATCTTTCGATCGCATCGTCTCCGTGGAAATGTTTGAGCACATGCGGAACTACGCTGAATTGTTCAGGCGTATCTCGACCTGGTTGCATCCCGATGGCCGGTTCTTCATGCACATTTTTTGTCATCGCAGTACGCCTTACGAATTTGTCGACAAAGGTCCGGGTGACTGGATGAGTCGGCACTTTTTCTCGGGTGGCATCATGCCGAGCAACGATTTGCCGTTGATGTTCCAGGACGACCTGAGACTGGCAGACCGCTGGCGCTGGAATGGCCGGCACTATGCGCAAACGGCGAATGCGTGGCTATGGCGGATGGATCTGCGCCGAAACAAGTTGATGCCGATACTTAAAGAGACGTATGGAACGGCTCAGGCGCATACCTGGTGGGTGCGCTGGCGTATGTTCTTCATGGCCTGTGCCGGACTTTTTGACTACAACAATGGTGAAGAGTGGTACGTCGGTCATTACCTTTTTGAGCGCCGCAGCGCAGGGAGCGGTTGA